Proteins encoded in a region of the Teredinibacter purpureus genome:
- a CDS encoding C39 family peptidase — MLIKSNKKYSGISRPLKNIRKAFIQGDSQLAFKQISTLRKAKQPLLRKSSDYFLLRDVCHSVGRPSIAQALLRIAARVFPDSASIQISRLLITTYSNRSIGLLDQMESLKPLCKSADDEALWYSAIARVSAGLGMMASSLTWINQSRPLLKRHHREAWYHFSLAHTFRRDWAGAVSAAETLVEIDPCAENNIVLIRALLSNGDLEKAKSDIAKLDTMKGQSYLADSYCVQFYYFIGDISKAIRHLESMSQRWPDIEPSAIEKTMVNLYWLHGDVQAAKALGQKTGDPIFESLVNADLKADRKLIALPIMTQAPLMCVPTTVAMVASAFGKILSDQDLFSDMHGRNGTEIWRMQDHMESIGFDVIYLRPEYTAVKACIDKGQPLIGPTASLFGAHVEVIAGYDEGLGGVFIRDPESLTPYFTDKTYLDTAYKASGNYLIAIAPKSKLDWLPESYKHTEAQHLIALKRTISLGEVTQAREHFTAINDDIGCNYLRDVYGFGVFLSPLGYQQAMKKYAEDPLLDEVSRIQAVIGTQDSDFIYQWITSFRESKNDLAPYFGTYLDLILARSKREYDVVLEKLSILLSKNASTEALWSYKAEAKLELGDIEDAKKSIQIALDIAPTSYDVRRRIRDISPYQEPYEEKVASVRSQISEYPDIFELEEELADILGEGEDGLAYEQAILSCINRRPLIPWTYNKLADWYLNQHREDLAKNILEQGRESLSEQELPKRYFEQNEANSEDDITPKEQSVDNIETNHPSDSDRLKNIVANWFNGHLPTEDEKQLLITNSELDHFDLSWWEKAYILAINFALTDLDNENRQKKQPLTDSLPTEFPHKTTLMILAFNRAAIRISLSVSACQILYDWEKELLKNDTHWRYDIAFDLAYLRELAGFLNEAQDRYKEIIDRTPGYYAPYYRMACVYEKKGMKKEAVRQYHSCLDIAPSHMGAVNGLIDVFSSLNDYASVTNWCHYASKLSPYDYDCIQRWLDFIAHVDGIETAFTTFNSSRNKIHPCGEKVLRARLLQKQGKYDEAVSQLDLVIDGYNYDRAILVERALCANGKEDWKRVLELANEALKKSSTDLWFIEVKLAALESTKSTEIRGFISQQIKNGCISDALTSSWLRLTLEENDSATFVKEKICKLIEAINSDYVVDFLLRYFTGYFYQNNSASLYSKWLDFCEEESPESLYFVERRVEYLFSTGKSRQAFEIVKSYSDAHKDNAGALMLMGRILEDESPFEAIKYLRSAYKKSGDVECLSRIGRAYHVMGRHNDAVRVYREVIEKNPMNDLSVNNLMVLGEDPKYLYSKMVDIINNGLGYNTEYFLVNTLKAARKIKTTVPINWFNLAEYRLSEIEKTSGFHDELPLLGKALYTWYKHIDEKEKAKEVLKKASLNNPLLGFFFWPGKKWMPETAASESNGSR, encoded by the coding sequence ATGCTTATAAAATCTAACAAAAAATATTCCGGTATATCCCGACCATTAAAAAATATTCGTAAGGCGTTTATCCAAGGCGATTCCCAGCTCGCATTCAAGCAAATATCAACGCTTCGAAAAGCAAAGCAACCGTTACTGCGTAAGTCGAGCGACTATTTTTTGCTGCGTGATGTCTGTCATTCTGTTGGTCGCCCGTCTATAGCCCAAGCGTTACTGCGGATTGCAGCAAGGGTATTTCCCGACAGTGCATCGATTCAGATTAGTCGATTGCTTATTACTACCTATTCCAATAGGTCTATTGGTTTGCTGGATCAGATGGAGAGCTTGAAGCCGCTCTGCAAATCGGCAGATGATGAAGCCCTCTGGTATTCGGCTATAGCACGGGTGTCAGCTGGGCTAGGAATGATGGCATCATCCTTGACTTGGATTAATCAATCCAGGCCCCTTCTCAAAAGGCACCATAGAGAAGCTTGGTATCACTTCAGTTTGGCTCATACATTTCGTCGGGATTGGGCCGGTGCAGTATCAGCCGCGGAAACTCTAGTAGAAATCGATCCGTGCGCAGAAAACAATATCGTACTTATTCGCGCTCTACTGTCCAATGGTGATTTGGAAAAAGCAAAATCTGATATTGCTAAGCTGGATACCATGAAGGGCCAGTCTTATTTGGCCGATAGTTATTGTGTACAGTTTTACTACTTTATTGGTGATATCAGTAAGGCGATTCGACACCTTGAATCAATGAGTCAACGATGGCCAGACATAGAACCATCTGCCATCGAAAAAACAATGGTAAATCTCTATTGGCTGCACGGTGATGTGCAGGCAGCAAAAGCGCTCGGACAGAAAACCGGCGATCCAATTTTTGAGTCATTGGTAAACGCAGACCTGAAGGCTGATCGAAAACTAATTGCTCTGCCGATCATGACGCAGGCGCCGTTAATGTGCGTACCAACGACTGTCGCCATGGTGGCCTCTGCGTTTGGAAAGATTCTTTCTGATCAAGACCTGTTTAGCGATATGCACGGGCGAAACGGAACCGAGATCTGGCGCATGCAAGATCATATGGAATCCATTGGCTTTGATGTGATTTATCTGCGCCCTGAATACACGGCAGTAAAGGCGTGTATTGATAAGGGGCAACCGTTAATTGGACCAACAGCTTCTCTATTCGGCGCCCATGTCGAGGTGATTGCAGGGTATGATGAGGGGTTAGGTGGCGTATTTATTCGCGATCCAGAGTCATTAACACCGTATTTTACCGACAAAACCTACTTAGATACGGCCTATAAAGCTTCGGGTAATTATCTAATTGCTATAGCGCCGAAATCAAAACTCGACTGGCTTCCCGAGTCGTATAAACATACAGAGGCGCAACACCTCATTGCCTTGAAGCGCACGATTTCTCTTGGTGAGGTAACACAAGCTCGGGAACATTTCACAGCCATTAATGATGATATCGGCTGTAATTATTTGCGTGATGTATACGGGTTTGGTGTGTTTCTTTCTCCGTTAGGCTATCAGCAAGCGATGAAGAAATATGCCGAAGACCCGTTGCTCGATGAAGTTTCACGCATTCAAGCTGTAATAGGTACACAAGACAGCGATTTTATTTATCAATGGATCACCTCATTTAGAGAGTCAAAAAACGACCTTGCACCATATTTCGGGACCTATCTCGACCTTATACTCGCACGCTCAAAGCGTGAATATGATGTTGTACTCGAAAAACTCTCAATATTGCTTTCTAAAAATGCCTCTACCGAAGCCTTGTGGAGCTACAAAGCGGAAGCCAAGTTAGAATTAGGTGATATTGAAGATGCGAAAAAGAGCATACAAATAGCCTTGGATATTGCGCCAACATCATATGATGTAAGGCGGCGAATTCGAGATATTTCGCCTTACCAGGAACCATACGAAGAAAAAGTAGCTAGTGTTCGCTCTCAGATATCCGAATATCCGGATATCTTTGAGTTAGAAGAAGAGCTCGCCGACATTTTAGGCGAAGGAGAAGATGGCCTTGCATATGAGCAGGCCATATTAAGTTGTATTAACCGGCGTCCGCTAATACCTTGGACATACAATAAACTTGCCGATTGGTATTTGAATCAGCACAGGGAGGACCTGGCTAAAAATATTTTAGAACAGGGTCGAGAAAGCTTATCAGAGCAAGAGCTCCCCAAACGCTATTTCGAACAAAATGAAGCAAACAGCGAAGACGATATCACCCCGAAAGAACAATCGGTTGATAATATCGAAACCAATCATCCGAGCGACAGTGATCGACTAAAAAATATTGTTGCCAATTGGTTCAACGGTCATCTACCAACGGAAGATGAAAAGCAATTATTAATAACGAACTCAGAGCTAGATCATTTCGACCTGTCGTGGTGGGAGAAAGCCTATATTCTCGCCATTAATTTTGCGCTGACCGATTTGGACAATGAGAATCGACAAAAAAAACAACCACTAACAGATAGTTTGCCAACGGAATTTCCGCATAAAACAACGTTGATGATATTAGCGTTTAATCGTGCCGCGATACGAATATCGCTTTCGGTTTCCGCGTGCCAGATACTTTACGATTGGGAAAAAGAACTACTCAAAAACGATACGCATTGGCGATACGATATCGCATTCGATCTAGCCTATCTAAGAGAGCTTGCGGGTTTTCTCAACGAAGCTCAAGATCGATATAAGGAAATAATAGATCGCACGCCGGGATACTATGCTCCTTACTACCGTATGGCTTGTGTTTATGAAAAAAAAGGCATGAAAAAAGAAGCTGTTCGTCAGTATCATTCTTGTCTCGATATAGCACCTAGCCATATGGGGGCAGTAAACGGATTGATCGATGTGTTTTCATCTCTCAATGATTATGCAAGCGTAACCAACTGGTGTCACTACGCATCAAAACTGTCCCCATATGATTACGATTGTATTCAGCGTTGGCTGGATTTTATTGCACACGTCGATGGTATCGAAACCGCATTTACAACCTTTAATTCATCCCGCAATAAAATACATCCTTGTGGCGAAAAGGTTTTACGTGCGCGATTGCTACAAAAACAGGGTAAATATGACGAGGCCGTGTCACAACTAGACCTGGTTATCGACGGATATAACTACGATCGTGCCATTCTCGTCGAGCGAGCTTTATGCGCTAACGGCAAAGAAGACTGGAAACGCGTGCTGGAATTGGCTAACGAAGCACTGAAGAAATCATCGACTGATTTATGGTTTATCGAAGTTAAGTTAGCTGCTCTTGAGAGTACGAAATCAACAGAAATTAGGGGATTTATCTCTCAACAAATCAAAAATGGGTGCATATCTGATGCTCTGACTTCAAGTTGGCTGAGGTTAACGCTTGAAGAAAATGATAGTGCGACATTTGTAAAAGAAAAAATATGTAAATTAATCGAGGCTATCAATAGCGACTATGTTGTTGATTTTTTATTGCGTTATTTTACCGGCTATTTTTACCAAAATAATAGTGCTAGCCTCTATTCTAAATGGTTAGACTTCTGTGAAGAAGAAAGCCCGGAATCTTTATATTTTGTGGAGCGGCGCGTAGAGTATTTATTTAGCACCGGAAAATCTCGGCAGGCATTTGAAATTGTAAAATCTTATTCTGATGCTCACAAGGATAACGCAGGCGCTTTAATGTTAATGGGGCGTATCCTTGAGGATGAATCACCTTTTGAGGCAATAAAATATCTTCGTTCGGCTTACAAAAAAAGCGGCGACGTTGAATGCTTATCACGGATTGGTCGTGCTTACCACGTTATGGGGCGTCACAATGATGCTGTGCGTGTATACCGAGAAGTTATTGAGAAAAACCCAATGAACGATCTATCTGTTAATAATTTGATGGTTCTTGGTGAAGATCCTAAGTATCTTTACTCTAAAATGGTGGATATTATTAATAACGGTCTTGGTTATAACACAGAGTATTTTCTCGTGAATACTCTAAAGGCTGCACGTAAAATTAAAACCACCGTGCCGATAAATTGGTTTAACCTTGCCGAGTACCGCCTTTCCGAGATAGAAAAAACCTCTGGCTTCCACGATGAATTACCGTTGTTGGGAAAAGCGCTATACACCTGGTACAAGCATATTGATGAAAAAGAAAAGGCGAAAGAGGTTCTAAAAAAGGCAAGTTTGAATAATCCGTTACTCGGATTTTTCTTTTGGCCCGGTAAAAAATGGATGCCTGAAACTGCGGCTAGTGAATCGAATGGTAGTCGCTAG
- a CDS encoding helix-turn-helix domain-containing protein produces MDIKPIKTDADYRAALKEVESLMMAGPDTPEGEKLDVMVTLIEAYEAKHFPVELPDPVEAIKFEMERKGLTVKDLEPMIGKSNRVYEILNHKRSLTLKMIWKLHEGLGIPAESLIKPPQARTL; encoded by the coding sequence ATGGACATTAAGCCTATTAAAACTGATGCCGACTACCGAGCGGCATTAAAAGAAGTTGAAAGCCTAATGATGGCTGGCCCTGACACACCAGAAGGTGAAAAGCTTGATGTGATGGTCACGCTTATCGAGGCCTATGAAGCGAAGCATTTTCCAGTGGAATTGCCTGACCCTGTTGAAGCCATCAAGTTTGAGATGGAGCGCAAAGGTTTAACAGTGAAAGACCTTGAACCCATGATTGGTAAGAGTAATCGTGTGTATGAGATTCTCAACCATAAACGTTCGCTCACACTGAAGATGATTTGGAAGCTGCATGAGGGATTAGGTATTCCTGCGGAGTCTCTTATTAAGCCGCCGCAAGCGCGTACCTTATAG
- the istB gene encoding IS21-like element helper ATPase IstB yields MNIQHERIRSACTQLKLESMAREWSALADKASSTEQTLADFFEQLLRTELDAKAERTQATLLKFAGLPAQKRIEDYDFKFASGAPKKQIQELAGLGFLERTENVVLLGPSGVGKSHLAIALAYKAILTGHKTRFITAADLMLQLSTAKAQGRLDGYLKRNIIGPKLMIIDEIGYLPFGREEANLFFNVIAKRYEKGSIIVTSNLPFSQWSNAFADDTTLTAALLDRLLHHAHIVQISGESYRLKNKKHAGIAPPQSINN; encoded by the coding sequence ATGAACATTCAACACGAACGCATACGCAGTGCTTGCACGCAGCTAAAGTTGGAATCAATGGCCAGAGAGTGGTCGGCGCTAGCCGATAAAGCCAGCTCAACTGAGCAAACCCTAGCAGACTTCTTTGAGCAATTACTGCGCACCGAGCTAGATGCAAAAGCTGAACGTACGCAAGCGACATTACTAAAGTTTGCTGGTTTGCCAGCCCAAAAGCGCATAGAAGATTACGACTTTAAGTTTGCCTCAGGAGCCCCCAAAAAACAGATTCAGGAACTTGCTGGATTAGGTTTTTTAGAGCGGACAGAGAATGTGGTGTTACTTGGTCCAAGTGGTGTAGGAAAGAGCCATCTTGCAATCGCTTTGGCCTATAAAGCCATTTTGACGGGTCACAAAACGCGCTTTATAACCGCTGCCGACTTAATGTTGCAGCTTTCCACAGCAAAAGCGCAAGGCCGACTTGATGGTTATCTTAAGCGAAATATTATTGGGCCGAAATTAATGATCATTGATGAGATTGGCTATCTACCCTTTGGGCGAGAGGAGGCGAATTTATTCTTCAATGTCATAGCAAAACGTTACGAAAAAGGCAGCATTATCGTCACCAGCAATCTGCCGTTCTCACAATGGTCAAATGCCTTTGCTGACGATACAACACTAACCGCAGCACTACTCGATCGGCTACTGCATCACGCACACATTGTACAAATATCGGGAGAAAGCTATCGGCTAAAAAACAAAAAGCATGCGGGCATCGCCCCGCCACAATCGATCAATAATTAA
- a CDS encoding type II toxin-antitoxin system HigB family toxin, with translation MKSWYMQLISLTWVSDYFADWSTPADLKQDFRNDSILKDGRAVFNIAGNKYRLVVWINYAYLLTPM, from the coding sequence ATGAAGTCATGGTACATGCAGTTAATATCGTTAACATGGGTGTCCGATTATTTCGCTGACTGGAGCACGCCAGCTGACCTTAAGCAGGACTTCAGAAATGACAGCATCCTCAAAGATGGACGTGCGGTTTTCAATATTGCAGGGAATAAGTATCGATTGGTCGTTTGGATCAACTACGCCTATCTGTTAACGCCAATGTAA
- a CDS encoding integrase arm-type DNA-binding domain-containing protein encodes MARTTKPLTNTEVKQAKAKEKVYTLSDGGGLQLRVKPNGSKLWLFDYYRPFTKKRTSLSFGSYPKISIAEARGKRQAARELLAKDTDPKEHRDEQILINETSHSNTLQHVASQWLEVKKSKVSANHALDTWRSLEGHIFPDLGKLPIHKITAVKAIETIKPIAAKGHLETVKRFCQRLNEVMVHAVNIVNMGVRLFR; translated from the coding sequence ATGGCGAGAACAACCAAACCCCTAACCAACACAGAAGTTAAGCAAGCCAAAGCCAAAGAAAAGGTTTATACGCTATCAGATGGCGGCGGCTTACAGCTTAGAGTTAAGCCCAATGGCTCGAAGCTATGGTTGTTCGATTACTACCGGCCATTCACTAAAAAGCGTACCAGCCTAAGCTTTGGCAGCTACCCTAAAATTTCCATTGCGGAAGCTCGCGGTAAACGACAAGCCGCGCGCGAACTACTAGCTAAAGATACCGACCCCAAAGAACACCGCGACGAACAAATCCTGATTAACGAAACATCTCACAGCAATACCCTGCAGCACGTGGCTAGCCAGTGGCTTGAAGTAAAGAAATCCAAAGTATCCGCGAACCACGCTCTAGATACATGGCGCTCCCTCGAAGGTCATATATTTCCCGACCTCGGCAAACTTCCAATTCATAAGATTACCGCCGTAAAGGCAATTGAAACCATTAAGCCCATTGCCGCTAAAGGTCATTTAGAAACGGTGAAACGATTCTGCCAAAGGCTAAATGAAGTCATGGTACATGCAGTTAATATCGTTAACATGGGTGTCCGATTATTTCGCTGA
- a CDS encoding helix-turn-helix transcriptional regulator — translation MTVIHMNQRQLANRWGVSEATLERWRSEGIGPRYLKLQGRVMYREKDIEAYEANCLRQSTSEAVKESISSS, via the coding sequence ATGACGGTAATACACATGAATCAGAGGCAGCTGGCGAATCGCTGGGGTGTGAGTGAAGCGACTTTAGAGCGGTGGCGTTCTGAAGGCATTGGCCCCAGGTATTTGAAACTACAGGGGCGGGTTATGTATCGGGAGAAAGATATTGAGGCCTATGAAGCCAACTGCTTGAGGCAGTCGACTTCTGAGGCAGTCAAAGAAAGCATTAGCTCTTCGTGA
- a CDS encoding TM0106 family RecB-like putative nuclease has protein sequence MESPFVSWMDRFSIEHPDQAPEKDPADALMSSLAQKGYEHEDALEEAFIEQGLNVVKIEGESSDEKHTNTLAAMRQGADVIVQARLELPPFGGYADFLVKVRHEAESSSPSKNKSSLGDWHYEVWDTKLANKLKPTFVIQLCCYAQMLESIQGCLPEFITVALGNGENERLRTSDYFYYYQTLKASFLHDHSNYSPDNRPDPADSKNWADWSNYAESLMIEKDHLFQVATITKGQIKKLNQAGIDTMQELATNDIEYVPGINTIVLDKLKAQAKIQKQSAGSAIPRFEIITPAPNEKSGLALLPPHSPLDVFFDIEGYPLDEGGLEYLWGNTYFDEEGNRQFKDFWAHNPEQEKQCFQDFIQWVYQRWQQDPKMHIYHYANYEIAACRKLMGRYGVCEYEVDQLLRNEVFVDLYKIVKGGVLLGEPRYSIKNVEHLYRGKRETEVGNGGDSVVVYEQWRELHSRGEQGDTWETSKILNDIRDYNIDDCDSTQELVDWLRQQQAEHSIVYLGKTEVTEPDVKEEVTERTQLRDRLLEQVLSELESEPRKAALTENLAWVLEFHRREAKPIFWRLFERLGLSHLELMDDLDCLACCERTEREPFKPTPRARNLAYEYRFDSTQEFKGAQKQFYLLGVETDDGNTAKVTFVREESDLENGLVVLQSKEEPPAVVSLVPDEYVNPNPIPQAIDQSVSEYESGQLSSGRSAIIDFLTRSKPRIKGHAEGPIAPSHDPGERLQQIIHAISNLDCSYLTIQGPPGAGKSYTGKHVIAELMKSGAKVGIASNSHKAINNLLLSTAKYCKEEGISATFGCTKDNEPELADYDVAILKNNKLVNHIQPACVVGTTAWGFAREDLANELDYLFVDEAGQVAVANLIAMSRSATNLILMGDQMQLGQPSQGTHPADSGLSVLDYLLHETPTIPDDMGVFLGTTYRMHSKVNQFISEHIYEGKLESHPSNDKRIIDVPSDYEGPLNIEAGVLFVPVEHEGNTQASDEEVAVIQDLANSLIGRTFHTGKSSPETRPIDWNDILFVAPYNHQVSKLRAALGEQAKVGSVDKFQGQEAPIVFLSMCASDASESPRGLDFLFDKHRINVAISRAQSLAVVVGNPNIGKTPVSRVDQLKLVNLFNAVTKS, from the coding sequence ATGGAGAGCCCATTTGTCTCATGGATGGACAGGTTTTCCATTGAGCATCCTGATCAGGCGCCGGAAAAAGACCCTGCCGATGCTTTGATGAGTTCCCTCGCACAAAAGGGCTATGAGCATGAGGATGCGTTGGAGGAAGCCTTTATTGAGCAAGGCCTCAATGTAGTTAAAATCGAAGGTGAATCGTCAGATGAAAAGCACACCAATACGCTTGCAGCGATGCGCCAAGGAGCTGATGTCATTGTACAAGCCCGATTAGAGCTACCACCTTTTGGTGGCTATGCAGACTTTCTGGTTAAGGTAAGACATGAAGCCGAGTCTAGCTCTCCTTCTAAAAACAAGAGCAGTCTTGGTGATTGGCATTACGAAGTGTGGGACACCAAACTCGCCAACAAGTTGAAGCCGACCTTTGTCATCCAGCTGTGTTGTTATGCGCAAATGCTCGAATCCATACAGGGGTGCCTGCCAGAGTTTATAACGGTAGCTTTAGGCAATGGCGAAAATGAGCGACTCAGAACGAGTGACTATTTTTATTATTACCAAACTCTGAAAGCATCATTCTTACACGATCACAGTAACTACTCGCCAGACAATCGACCAGATCCTGCCGATTCTAAAAATTGGGCCGATTGGAGTAATTACGCTGAATCTCTAATGATTGAAAAAGACCACTTATTTCAGGTGGCGACTATCACCAAAGGCCAAATCAAGAAGTTGAATCAAGCTGGCATCGATACGATGCAAGAACTAGCGACGAACGACATCGAGTATGTGCCAGGCATTAACACGATAGTTCTTGATAAACTGAAAGCTCAGGCAAAAATCCAAAAGCAAAGTGCTGGCAGCGCCATTCCGCGATTCGAAATCATTACGCCTGCACCCAATGAAAAATCAGGTTTAGCATTACTCCCGCCGCACTCACCGCTTGATGTGTTCTTCGATATAGAAGGCTATCCACTTGATGAAGGCGGCTTAGAGTACCTTTGGGGCAACACGTATTTTGATGAGGAAGGAAATCGACAATTTAAAGACTTCTGGGCTCACAATCCGGAACAGGAAAAACAGTGCTTCCAAGATTTTATTCAATGGGTTTACCAGCGTTGGCAGCAAGACCCAAAGATGCATATATACCATTACGCCAATTATGAAATCGCAGCCTGCCGCAAATTGATGGGCCGTTATGGTGTATGCGAATACGAAGTAGACCAGTTGCTTCGCAATGAGGTGTTCGTTGACTTATACAAAATAGTTAAAGGCGGCGTTCTTCTGGGTGAGCCACGGTATTCAATCAAGAATGTAGAACACCTTTATCGCGGAAAGCGTGAAACTGAAGTTGGCAATGGCGGTGACTCGGTTGTGGTCTATGAGCAATGGCGAGAACTGCACTCACGAGGTGAACAGGGCGACACATGGGAAACTTCCAAAATCCTGAACGACATCAGGGATTACAACATTGATGATTGTGACTCAACCCAGGAGCTGGTCGATTGGTTGCGACAACAGCAAGCCGAACATAGCATCGTTTATTTAGGTAAAACCGAAGTCACCGAACCCGATGTCAAAGAGGAAGTAACAGAACGAACGCAGTTAAGGGACCGTCTACTTGAGCAGGTTTTATCTGAGCTTGAGTCCGAACCAAGAAAAGCGGCATTGACTGAAAACCTTGCATGGGTGCTCGAGTTTCATCGACGAGAAGCGAAACCCATATTCTGGCGTTTATTCGAAAGGCTTGGCTTAAGTCACCTTGAATTGATGGACGACTTAGATTGTTTGGCCTGCTGTGAAAGAACAGAACGTGAACCATTTAAGCCTACGCCAAGAGCGCGTAATCTGGCTTATGAATATCGATTTGATTCCACGCAGGAATTTAAAGGCGCGCAAAAACAATTCTATTTATTGGGTGTCGAAACGGATGACGGAAATACCGCAAAAGTTACCTTTGTCCGAGAGGAAAGCGATCTTGAAAATGGCCTGGTGGTCCTGCAATCGAAAGAGGAGCCACCAGCGGTCGTATCCTTAGTGCCAGACGAATACGTCAATCCAAATCCAATTCCACAAGCCATCGACCAGAGCGTTAGTGAATATGAAAGTGGGCAACTAAGTTCAGGCCGATCTGCCATCATTGATTTCCTGACACGCTCTAAACCCCGCATAAAAGGTCACGCCGAAGGGCCTATTGCACCAAGTCACGATCCGGGTGAACGACTCCAACAAATCATTCATGCGATCAGCAACCTGGATTGCAGCTATCTAACAATCCAAGGACCTCCCGGTGCTGGTAAGTCCTATACAGGTAAGCATGTTATCGCAGAGCTTATGAAGTCCGGTGCAAAAGTGGGGATTGCCAGTAATAGCCATAAGGCGATCAACAACCTGTTATTGAGTACAGCAAAATACTGCAAAGAGGAAGGTATCTCAGCCACCTTCGGCTGCACCAAAGACAATGAGCCTGAGCTGGCTGACTATGACGTAGCCATCTTAAAGAACAACAAGCTGGTCAATCATATCCAACCGGCTTGCGTGGTGGGTACAACAGCATGGGGATTCGCTCGAGAAGATTTGGCGAACGAACTCGACTACCTTTTTGTCGATGAAGCAGGCCAAGTTGCCGTTGCAAACCTCATAGCCATGAGCCGCAGCGCGACCAACCTTATCTTGATGGGTGACCAAATGCAGCTAGGTCAGCCCTCACAGGGCACACACCCGGCCGACAGCGGGCTTTCTGTACTGGACTACCTCTTACACGAAACTCCGACCATTCCAGACGACATGGGCGTATTTTTGGGCACAACTTATCGAATGCACTCCAAGGTCAACCAGTTCATTAGTGAACATATTTACGAAGGAAAACTGGAATCACACCCGTCTAACGATAAACGAATTATCGATGTGCCTTCAGACTATGAAGGGCCGCTTAATATTGAAGCCGGAGTTTTATTCGTTCCGGTGGAGCATGAAGGCAATACACAAGCCTCTGATGAGGAAGTAGCAGTAATCCAGGATCTTGCCAATAGTTTGATTGGAAGGACTTTTCATACTGGAAAGTCATCCCCAGAAACTAGACCCATCGACTGGAACGACATCTTGTTTGTCGCGCCGTACAACCACCAAGTCAGTAAACTTCGCGCTGCGCTAGGCGAGCAAGCCAAAGTGGGCAGTGTCGACAAGTTCCAAGGCCAAGAGGCCCCAATTGTGTTCTTGAGCATGTGTGCCAGCGACGCCAGTGAATCACCCCGAGGGCTGGACTTCCTCTTCGATAAGCACCGCATTAACGTAGCTATATCGAGAGCACAATCACTGGCAGTAGTCGTCGGCAATCCCAATATCGGCAAAACACCGGTGAGCCGGGTTGACCAGCTCAAGTTGGTAAATCTGTTTAATGCAGTCACGAAGAGCTAA
- a CDS encoding ABC transporter ATP-binding protein codes for MLEVNQISRKYNSFLAVDNVSFTIGKGEIVGLLGHNGAGKTTIMKMISGYLEANAGSVKVDGVDLDLDPKEIQKNLGYLPESLPVYSEMNVADYLDFSADLKGLKNNIKKSEIKRVIEATDISAKLLAPISTLSRGFKQRVGVAQAILGRPKLLILDEPTNGLDPEQTQHMRELIKEVAKDATVILSTHIMQEVEALCTRVLMLHGGKLALDSELEVLRQSNHLLLETSIKKEDVQLIESVAGVDSVTCITSESDSTRYRVCMKENENVKEISAAIARVVADNNASLYLIHPETRDLETLFKEVNEGEFDIEEVRDAA; via the coding sequence ATGCTGGAAGTAAACCAGATATCCAGAAAATACAATAGTTTTCTTGCTGTAGATAATGTCAGTTTCACTATTGGTAAGGGTGAAATTGTCGGCTTACTTGGTCATAACGGCGCCGGTAAAACCACGATCATGAAAATGATCAGCGGTTACCTTGAAGCTAATGCTGGCTCAGTGAAAGTTGACGGTGTTGATCTAGATTTAGATCCAAAAGAAATTCAAAAAAATTTAGGCTACCTGCCAGAAAGTTTGCCTGTATATTCAGAAATGAATGTCGCCGATTACTTGGATTTTTCAGCGGACTTAAAAGGCTTAAAAAACAACATTAAGAAATCAGAAATTAAACGCGTTATAGAAGCGACTGATATTTCTGCAAAACTATTGGCTCCCATTTCAACGTTGTCCCGCGGCTTTAAGCAGCGGGTTGGTGTTGCGCAAGCGATTCTTGGTCGACCAAAACTACTTATTCTGGATGAGCCAACTAACGGGCTAGATCCAGAGCAAACGCAGCATATGCGTGAGCTCATCAAGGAGGTTGCGAAAGATGCAACCGTTATTCTATCGACCCATATTATGCAAGAAGTTGAGGCGCTATGTACGCGCGTATTGATGTTGCATGGCGGAAAGCTGGCGCTGGATTCTGAACTTGAAGTACTGAGACAAAGTAATCATCTTCTATTAGAAACATCCATCAAAAAGGAGGATGTCCAACTAATAGAAAGTGTGGCAGGAGTTGACTCTGTTACATGCATAACTTCAGAAAGTGACAGTACTCGATATCGTGTTTGCATGAAAGAAAATGAAAATGTGAAAGAAATATCTGCTGCGATTGCTCGAGTTGTTGCTGATAACAACGCGTCGCTCTATCTCATTCACCCTGAGACGAGAGACTTAGAAACGTTGTTTAAAGAGGTCAATGAAGGGGAGTTTGATATTGAGGAGGTTCGTGATGCAGCATAA